A single genomic interval of Gammaproteobacteria bacterium harbors:
- a CDS encoding AAA family ATPase — protein sequence MALTASNPLIAALLGAPAYPHPVATPRLVETHISWVILTGTYAYKIKKPVNLGFLDFSTLAKRRHFCEEELRVNRCFAPQLYIAVVAICATDAGPRVAAVGEVLEYAVRMRQFPDDALLADRPERIALTVWRQLGEDVARVHAGLPARGDDEPGSCGTPVALRDAIAQNFRQIRPYLRDGAEILELNRLEEQAWSACRTHEKLLWQRHAEGRVRECHGDLHLGNIALIEGRAIPFDALEFNPALRWIDVLNEMAFLVMDCRSRGQQPASFAALNAYLELSGDYAGLALLDFFCSYRAMVRAKVSLLAVLPPVTSGSEAHRAYLRYSALAAEYQQPRHRFLAICCGVSGSGKSTLAEMLAAQAGAVRIRADVERKRLFGLEPDADSRGAGVDIYTAEAGRRTFARLAELAARIIGDGFAVIVDATFIRRSLRDDFRRLARELGVPFHILLCDAPTEELRRRVRARLASGADASEADVEVLEAQLRAAELPDPAREPETLRVGAIDPGSVAQLAARLDAS from the coding sequence ATGGCGCTCACGGCATCCAACCCGCTGATCGCGGCGCTGCTCGGGGCGCCTGCCTACCCGCATCCGGTAGCGACTCCGCGGCTCGTTGAGACTCATATTTCCTGGGTCATTCTGACCGGTACCTATGCCTACAAGATCAAGAAGCCGGTGAATCTCGGTTTTCTCGATTTCTCCACGCTGGCCAAACGCCGCCACTTCTGTGAAGAGGAGTTGCGCGTCAACCGCTGCTTCGCGCCGCAGCTCTATATCGCTGTGGTGGCCATCTGCGCCACGGATGCGGGCCCGCGCGTGGCTGCTGTCGGGGAGGTGCTGGAATACGCGGTGCGCATGCGCCAGTTTCCCGATGATGCGCTGCTCGCGGATCGACCCGAGCGCATCGCGCTCACGGTGTGGCGACAGCTCGGCGAGGATGTGGCCCGGGTGCACGCCGGATTGCCGGCGCGAGGCGACGATGAGCCGGGAAGCTGCGGAACCCCGGTCGCGTTGCGCGATGCGATCGCGCAGAATTTCCGCCAGATCCGTCCCTATTTGCGTGATGGCGCCGAGATTCTCGAACTCAACCGTCTTGAAGAGCAGGCCTGGTCGGCTTGCCGTACCCATGAAAAACTGCTCTGGCAGCGTCATGCCGAGGGCAGGGTGCGCGAGTGTCATGGTGATCTGCACCTGGGCAATATCGCGCTGATCGAAGGGCGTGCGATACCCTTCGATGCACTGGAATTCAATCCGGCCCTGCGCTGGATCGATGTGCTGAACGAGATGGCCTTCCTGGTGATGGATTGCCGCAGTCGCGGGCAGCAGCCCGCGTCGTTCGCGGCGCTCAATGCCTATCTCGAGCTGAGCGGAGACTATGCCGGTCTGGCACTGCTGGATTTTTTCTGCAGCTACCGCGCCATGGTGCGGGCCAAGGTCAGCCTGCTGGCGGTGTTGCCGCCGGTCACGAGCGGCAGCGAGGCGCACCGGGCCTATCTTCGCTACAGTGCGCTCGCAGCCGAGTACCAGCAGCCGCGGCACCGTTTCCTGGCGATCTGCTGTGGAGTCTCGGGCTCGGGTAAATCGACCCTGGCCGAGATGCTGGCGGCGCAAGCCGGTGCGGTGCGCATCCGTGCCGACGTGGAACGCAAACGCCTGTTCGGGCTGGAGCCGGATGCCGACAGCCGTGGCGCCGGCGTCGATATCTACACCGCCGAGGCCGGGCGCCGCACCTTTGCGCGCCTGGCGGAACTGGCCGCGAGAATCATCGGAGACGGTTTTGCGGTGATCGTCGATGCGACGTTTATCAGGCGCTCCCTGCGCGATGATTTCCGGCGGCTCGCGCGTGAGCTCGGGGTGCCTTTTCACATCCTGCTGTGTGACGCGCCGACCGAGGAATTGCGCCGGAGGGTACGTGCGCGGCTCGCAAGCGGCGCGGATGCTTCCGAAGCCGATGTCGAGGTTCTCGAGGCGCAACTGCGCGCGGCTGAACTGCCCGATCCGGCCCGGGAACCCGAAACCCTGCGTGTCGGCGCAATCGATCCCGGATCAGTGGCACAACTGGCCGCGCGTCTGGATGCAAGTTGA
- a CDS encoding DUF1499 domain-containing protein — MSSAKPAPRAITGCRNLGILFLLLLFAAPLATRCGLISYPLGLPLTALAVLGAALVLIMVLLMLPRVRYRAHRSRLGMIALIAALPVIAGVVVMAPGAGLPVIHDLSTDISDPPVFEAVLALRGPDTNPLARDADTDAAQRAGYPELRTIESVLAPAAAFAKALATARSLGWEIHATDAQRGLLEASETTFWFGFIDDIAIRVRPYNDGSRIDLRSVSRVGRGDLGANAKRIRRFSAAFAASGNPPTP; from the coding sequence ATGAGTTCCGCCAAACCCGCTCCACGCGCCATCACCGGCTGCCGGAACCTGGGTATCCTGTTCCTGTTGCTGCTGTTCGCCGCCCCGCTGGCGACGCGCTGCGGACTGATCTCCTACCCGCTCGGGCTGCCACTCACGGCACTGGCCGTGCTCGGTGCGGCGCTGGTGCTCATCATGGTGCTGCTCATGCTGCCGCGCGTCCGCTACCGGGCCCATCGTTCCCGCCTCGGCATGATCGCGCTGATCGCGGCGCTGCCGGTCATCGCCGGCGTTGTCGTCATGGCCCCGGGCGCGGGTCTGCCGGTCATCCACGACCTCAGCACCGACATTTCAGACCCGCCCGTTTTCGAAGCGGTGCTGGCGCTGCGCGGCCCCGACACGAACCCCCTGGCACGTGATGCGGACACCGATGCGGCGCAGCGTGCCGGCTACCCTGAATTGCGCACCATCGAGTCCGTGCTCGCACCCGCAGCGGCGTTTGCGAAGGCATTGGCTACCGCCCGCTCGCTGGGCTGGGAGATCCACGCCACCGATGCGCAACGCGGCCTGCTGGAAGCAAGCGAAACCACCTTCTGGTTCGGATTCATCGACGATATCGCGATCCGCGTGCGCCCGTACAACGATGGCAGCCGCATCGATCTGCGTTCGGTGAGCCGCGTGGGTCGCGGCGACCTGGGCGCGAATGCCAAACGCATCCGGCGCTTCAGCGCCGCATTTGCCGCGAGCGGGAACCCGCCAACCCCGTGA
- a CDS encoding TetR/AcrR family transcriptional regulator, which translates to MKTRERIIQVSLELFNNEGEPNVTTVDISNEMNISPGNLYYHFRGKEELVGELFARFYEQFNVILREPLQNPLRIADYWFYLVVVFEHIHANRFLYRNISLIIQRYGQIQRPFRRLIHMKQDAARAICLQLREAGILVADDERIELLSRSIALTVTYWLNFDNLLGQRAAGDEHLIHDGVLQVLSLIAPYLGTMQQEFMSGALAIYASATKDPTGAAK; encoded by the coding sequence ATGAAAACACGTGAGCGCATCATCCAGGTCAGCCTCGAACTGTTCAACAACGAGGGCGAGCCGAATGTGACCACGGTCGACATCTCCAACGAGATGAACATCAGCCCCGGCAATCTCTATTATCATTTCAGGGGAAAAGAGGAACTCGTCGGCGAGTTGTTTGCACGCTTCTACGAGCAATTCAACGTGATCCTGCGCGAGCCCCTGCAGAATCCGCTGCGCATCGCGGATTACTGGTTTTATCTGGTGGTGGTGTTCGAGCACATCCACGCCAACCGGTTCCTATACCGCAACATCTCGCTGATCATCCAGCGCTACGGCCAGATCCAGCGTCCGTTCCGGCGCCTGATCCACATGAAGCAGGATGCCGCGCGTGCCATCTGTCTGCAATTGCGCGAAGCCGGTATTCTGGTTGCCGATGACGAGCGCATCGAGTTACTGTCACGCAGCATCGCCCTGACCGTCACCTACTGGCTGAACTTCGACAACCTGCTCGGGCAGCGCGCCGCGGGCGACGAGCACCTGATCCACGACGGCGTGTTGCAGGTGCTGTCGCTGATCGCGCCCTATCTCGGCACCATGCAGCAGGAATTCATGAGCGGCGCGCTGGCGATCTATGCCAGCGCCACCAAGGACCCGACCGGAGCTGCAAAATGA
- a CDS encoding phasin family protein — translation MARSRKSRKAEESSENVARKIWLAGLGAYGKSLEDAQGQLDKASQEASRKFSELVSKGQSIEDQSKEALRERLSEAKGRLSGARDRITEAAGSNTRSVEEMIGRVREKMGLDEPVHDKLDALSKQVSALARAVGVLAERKPAAASGAKPAARKKRTTAASKKRPATARRPPRGASTGV, via the coding sequence ATGGCGCGTTCACGCAAGTCCAGGAAAGCGGAAGAGAGCAGCGAAAACGTTGCCCGCAAGATCTGGTTGGCAGGACTCGGTGCTTATGGAAAAAGCCTCGAGGATGCCCAGGGGCAACTCGACAAGGCGAGCCAGGAGGCGAGCCGGAAGTTCAGCGAACTGGTCAGCAAGGGCCAGAGCATAGAGGATCAGAGCAAGGAAGCGCTGCGCGAGCGCCTCAGCGAGGCCAAGGGCCGTCTGAGTGGTGCGCGTGACCGCATCACCGAGGCGGCCGGCAGCAATACCCGCTCGGTGGAAGAGATGATCGGCAGGGTGCGCGAAAAAATGGGGCTCGACGAACCGGTGCATGACAAGCTCGATGCATTGAGCAAGCAGGTCAGCGCGCTGGCCAGGGCCGTCGGAGTGCTGGCCGAACGCAAGCCCGCGGCGGCATCCGGGGCAAAGCCCGCCGCGAGGAAAAAACGCACGACGGCCGCCAGCAAGAAGCGCCCTGCAACGGCACGCCGTCCGCCGCGAGGTGCTTCAACCGGCGTTTGA
- a CDS encoding SDR family oxidoreductase — MPNPLDMHDRLVVVTGGARGVGAGISRCFLEAGADVAIIGRTVPEQLPRGAGREATFWQADVRDHDQLSACFDAIVQQYRRIDVLINNAGGAPHADAATASPRFSESIIRLNLLAPLHCAQLANRVMQLQDSGGTIINIASVSAIRPSPGTAAYGAAKAGLVNLCTSLAIEWAPRVRVVAVIAGLVETEQAHLHYGDAAGIAAVGRTIPLGRMAVPEDIANACLYLASPLASYVSGTAITVHGGGEAPAFLGASNAG, encoded by the coding sequence ATGCCCAACCCACTGGACATGCACGACAGGCTTGTTGTAGTCACCGGCGGTGCACGCGGCGTGGGCGCCGGTATCAGCCGCTGTTTTCTCGAGGCCGGAGCGGACGTGGCCATCATTGGCCGTACCGTGCCCGAACAGCTGCCCCGCGGCGCCGGGCGCGAGGCAACGTTCTGGCAGGCAGATGTGCGCGATCACGACCAGCTCAGCGCCTGTTTCGATGCAATCGTGCAGCAATATCGCCGCATCGACGTGCTGATCAACAATGCCGGCGGCGCTCCTCATGCGGATGCCGCAACTGCTTCACCGCGATTTTCCGAATCGATCATCCGGCTGAACCTGCTGGCACCGCTCCATTGCGCGCAGCTCGCCAACCGTGTCATGCAGTTGCAGGACAGCGGCGGCACGATCATCAACATCGCGAGCGTCAGCGCGATCCGCCCCTCTCCAGGCACCGCGGCCTACGGCGCGGCCAAGGCGGGACTGGTAAACCTCTGCACCTCGCTGGCCATCGAATGGGCACCACGGGTACGCGTGGTGGCCGTGATAGCAGGACTGGTGGAAACCGAGCAGGCGCATCTGCATTATGGCGATGCCGCGGGCATTGCCGCGGTCGGACGCACCATTCCGCTGGGGCGCATGGCGGTGCCCGAGGATATCGCCAATGCCTGTCTGTACCTGGCCTCGCCGCTCGCGAGCTATGTTTCGGGCACGGCCATCACGGTGCATGGCGGGGGTGAGGCCCCGGCGTTCCTGGGCGCATCAAACGCCGGTTGA
- the npdG gene encoding NADPH-dependent F420 reductase: MSAMKIAILGGTGALGTGLVRRWTQAGHGVIIGSRTLEKAQAALADLQRVMAEWGAEAVGVDAMENLEAARAADIVVLTVPFAHQKSTLEHVRPALDGKILVDVSVPLMPPKVGTVQMPPEGSAGAAAQQLLGEAVKVVSAFQNVAAHHLQEGHGIECDVLVSGNDKDARAQVIALVEACGLRGFHAGPIANAAAAEALTSVIININRAFKCHAGIRITGLDTPGE, encoded by the coding sequence ATGAGCGCGATGAAGATTGCAATTCTTGGTGGCACCGGTGCACTCGGTACCGGTCTGGTCCGGCGTTGGACCCAGGCGGGGCATGGAGTGATCATCGGATCGCGTACGCTGGAAAAAGCGCAGGCGGCACTTGCCGATCTGCAGCGCGTGATGGCCGAGTGGGGCGCCGAGGCCGTCGGTGTCGATGCAATGGAAAATCTCGAAGCCGCGCGCGCGGCCGACATCGTGGTGCTGACAGTGCCATTCGCGCATCAGAAATCCACGCTCGAGCATGTGCGTCCCGCGCTGGACGGAAAGATCCTGGTCGATGTTTCGGTGCCGCTGATGCCACCCAAGGTCGGCACGGTGCAGATGCCGCCCGAGGGATCGGCCGGTGCCGCGGCGCAGCAGCTGCTGGGCGAGGCTGTGAAAGTGGTGTCGGCGTTCCAGAACGTGGCGGCCCACCATCTCCAGGAGGGGCATGGAATCGAGTGCGATGTGCTGGTCTCGGGTAACGACAAGGACGCCCGCGCGCAGGTCATCGCGCTGGTCGAAGCCTGCGGCCTGCGTGGATTCCATGCCGGGCCGATTGCCAATGCCGCGGCGGCCGAGGCCCTGACCTCGGTGATCATCAACATCAACCGTGCTTTCAAGTGCCACGCGGGCATCCGGATTACCGGTCTCGACACGCCAGGTGAGTAA
- the cofE gene encoding coenzyme F420-0:L-glutamate ligase, with protein MSNALQLFALCGLPLVEPGDDLGSLLVGAARRAADGVRDGDVLVVAQKIVSKAENRYVDLDTVTPSQAALELAPVAGKDPRLVEVILGESRRVLRQRPGALIVEHRLGYVHANAGVDRSNIASASKVLLLPEDPDRSAAQLREDVRLATGCTVHVIINDSAGRPWRNGIIGFAIGCAGFRPLVNRIGAPDLFGRKLEITEVAVADELAAAASFVMGQADEGIPAVLIRGAQLEASDEGMRTLLRDPAQDLFR; from the coding sequence GTGAGTAACGCGCTGCAGCTGTTCGCGCTCTGCGGTCTGCCGCTGGTCGAACCGGGCGATGATCTCGGGTCCCTCCTGGTCGGCGCGGCACGCCGTGCCGCCGATGGCGTACGCGACGGGGACGTGCTGGTCGTGGCGCAGAAAATCGTGTCCAAGGCCGAGAATCGCTATGTCGATCTCGACACCGTGACGCCCTCACAGGCCGCGCTCGAGCTGGCGCCGGTTGCCGGCAAGGATCCACGCCTGGTCGAGGTCATTCTCGGCGAATCGCGCAGGGTACTGCGCCAGCGCCCCGGCGCCTTGATCGTCGAGCATCGCCTCGGCTACGTGCACGCGAATGCCGGGGTGGACCGTTCCAATATCGCCAGCGCCAGCAAGGTGCTGCTGTTGCCCGAGGATCCCGACCGCAGTGCCGCGCAACTGCGCGAGGACGTGCGCCTCGCCACCGGTTGCACGGTGCATGTGATCATCAACGACAGCGCGGGGCGCCCCTGGCGCAACGGCATCATCGGCTTTGCGATCGGTTGCGCCGGCTTTCGGCCGCTGGTGAATCGTATCGGCGCACCGGACCTGTTCGGTCGCAAGCTCGAGATCACCGAAGTGGCGGTGGCCGATGAACTCGCCGCGGCGGCGTCGTTCGTGATGGGGCAGGCTGATGAGGGCATCCCGGCAGTGCTGATTCGTGGCGCGCAGCTCGAGGCCTCGGACGAGGGCATGCGCACGCTGCTGCGCGACCCGGCGCAGGACCTGTTTCGCTAG
- a CDS encoding 2-phospho-L-lactate transferase, translated as MAISGGVGGAKLALGLSVVLDPRELLIVANTGDDFEHLGLPICPDIDTLMYTLAGVADPQRGWGLAGESWHCLEALRALDGPHWFALGDRDLATHLRRAELLRNGATLTAATARLCAALGVRHAIVPMSDDPVRTIVETDRGRLAFQEYFVRELCAPVVRRVLFEGGADARASAAIADWLAPGSDCAVLICPSNPFLSVDPVLAVPGIRERLATRPVVAVSPIVGGRALKGPAAKMMAELGLQASALDVARHYRGLVNGFVIDTADAADAAAIRALGMEVLVTDTIMGTIEDKRRLATEAIDLLYRIAT; from the coding sequence ATGGCAATTTCCGGCGGTGTCGGCGGTGCCAAGCTGGCGCTCGGCCTGAGCGTGGTGCTCGATCCGCGGGAACTGCTGATCGTCGCCAATACGGGTGACGATTTCGAGCACCTCGGTCTGCCGATCTGTCCCGATATCGACACCCTGATGTATACCCTCGCCGGTGTGGCGGATCCGCAGCGCGGCTGGGGCCTGGCGGGTGAATCATGGCATTGTCTGGAGGCGCTGCGCGCCCTGGATGGCCCGCACTGGTTCGCCCTCGGCGATCGGGATCTGGCCACCCATCTGCGGCGTGCCGAATTGCTGCGCAACGGCGCGACGCTGACGGCGGCCACCGCGCGCTTGTGCGCCGCCCTCGGCGTGCGTCACGCAATCGTGCCGATGAGCGATGATCCGGTGCGCACCATCGTGGAAACCGATCGCGGGCGTCTCGCGTTCCAGGAATATTTCGTGCGCGAACTGTGCGCACCGGTGGTGCGACGTGTGCTTTTCGAGGGCGGTGCCGACGCCAGGGCGAGCGCCGCCATTGCCGACTGGCTGGCGCCAGGCTCCGACTGTGCCGTACTGATCTGCCCGTCGAACCCCTTTCTCAGCGTTGACCCGGTGCTCGCCGTGCCCGGTATCCGTGAACGGCTGGCGACGCGTCCGGTAGTGGCGGTTTCGCCGATCGTCGGAGGGCGCGCATTGAAGGGGCCGGCGGCGAAAATGATGGCGGAACTCGGCTTGCAGGCAAGCGCGCTCGATGTGGCACGGCACTACCGCGGGCTCGTGAACGGCTTCGTGATCGACACCGCCGATGCCGCCGATGCCGCAGCCATCCGCGCTCTCGGCATGGAAGTCCTGGTGACCGACACGATCATGGGCACGATCGAGGACAAGCGCCGGCTGGCGACTGAAGCGATCGATCTGTTGTACCGGATCGCGACGTGA
- the cofC gene encoding 2-phospho-L-lactate guanylyltransferase encodes MRLADCWAVVPLKRVDQGKERLAETLDADARRALIAAMAEDVLAALLAVPFEPAHILLVSEDPQVARLAERLDVGIFAPRAASNDPLNAALREASAEVWQRGGRHILIMHADLPLADARELRALLEVHRAVLADGVATAVTMVTDRAGEGTNCLLATPPQAVDLRFGASSRERHRAACTEAGIRCTEFASAALGCDIDHPQDLAALERCCQSPDNACGVRTRALLAGTAWAAGFDGNSSRT; translated from the coding sequence GTGAGGCTCGCCGACTGCTGGGCGGTCGTACCGCTGAAGCGCGTCGACCAGGGCAAGGAACGCCTTGCCGAGACGCTCGATGCCGATGCCCGGCGCGCCCTCATCGCGGCGATGGCCGAGGATGTGCTGGCGGCCCTGCTGGCGGTACCGTTCGAGCCCGCGCATATCCTGCTGGTGTCGGAAGATCCGCAGGTTGCGCGGTTGGCGGAACGTCTTGACGTCGGCATCTTCGCGCCGCGCGCGGCAAGCAATGATCCGCTGAATGCCGCGCTGCGCGAGGCATCGGCCGAGGTGTGGCAACGCGGAGGGCGTCATATCCTGATCATGCACGCTGATCTGCCGCTGGCGGATGCCCGCGAGCTCCGGGCACTTCTGGAGGTGCATCGGGCGGTACTCGCCGATGGCGTGGCGACGGCGGTCACGATGGTCACCGACCGCGCCGGCGAGGGCACCAATTGCCTGCTTGCCACGCCACCGCAGGCCGTGGATCTGCGTTTCGGCGCCTCCAGCCGCGAGCGCCACCGGGCAGCCTGCACCGAGGCCGGGATACGCTGCACCGAATTTGCCAGCGCAGCGCTCGGCTGTGATATCGACCATCCGCAGGATCTCGCCGCGCTTGAACGATGCTGTCAAAGTCCGGACAATGCCTGCGGTGTCCGGACACGGGCGCTGCTTGCCGGCACCGCATGGGCCGCAGGCTTCGACGGGAACTCTTCGAGGACATAG
- the cofH gene encoding 5-amino-6-(D-ribitylamino)uracil--L-tyrosine 4-hydroxyphenyl transferase CofH, whose amino-acid sequence MLSRNPLDAIIAAADSAAGLSDEQARALAGITDTEQMMRVAAGLRDAAHGNVISYSRKVFIPLTHLCRDVCHYCTFARTPRRIVQPYMALDEVLRIAREGAALGCKEALFTLGEKPELRYRAAREALQALGFASTLEYLAHVAGAVLEQTGLLPHINAGCMDATEIAMLRKVAPSMGIMLESASERLCGKGMPHHGSPDKAPAARLATMKLAGEAAVPFTSGILIGIGETRAERIDALLALRAMAREHGNLQEVIVQNFRAKPGTKMAQAPEPDLEELLWSIAVARLVLGGQMNIQAPPNLSPGVLPRLVEAGINDWGGVSPLTPDFVNPEAPWPHLDKLASETAAAGKFLQERLTIYPRWVREPARWVDQALHPRLLAAVDGEGYPRIDDWLTGSSTELPLLERELLAGSTRHGATSTRVAKVLGRAAAGEDLGEQEIALLFGARGADFTRVCAQAAHFNQVLHGDRVSYVVNRNINYTNVCYFKCQFCAFSKGKAHENLRGTPYDLDDAELRRRVGEAWERGATEVCLQGGIHPSYTGRKYLDICALVKDVAPAMHIHAFSPLEIWQGAKTLGVPLAQFIDSLRAAGLGTLPGTAAEILDDEVRAVLCPDKINTGEWLQVMEAAHALGVRSTATVMYGHIENPLHLARHLLHIKTLQRRHGGFTEFVPLPFVAEEAPLFLRGRARRGPTFREAVLMHAIARIVLYPELPNIQASWVKLGPDGVSACLRAGCNDVGGTLMNESITRAAGAAHGEEFPPLELERLIAASGRVPWQRTTLYLSAPGERRAAAFHAAPITGIVNTPVKRGDGAARRAGVIARDNRPSP is encoded by the coding sequence ATGCTCAGCAGGAACCCGCTGGATGCGATCATCGCTGCCGCCGACTCGGCGGCGGGGTTGTCGGATGAGCAGGCGCGGGCGTTGGCCGGTATCACCGATACCGAGCAGATGATGCGGGTTGCCGCGGGGCTGCGTGACGCGGCCCATGGCAACGTGATCAGCTACTCGCGCAAGGTGTTCATTCCGCTGACACACCTGTGCCGGGATGTCTGTCATTACTGCACATTTGCGCGTACCCCGCGGCGCATCGTGCAGCCCTACATGGCTCTTGACGAGGTGCTGCGCATCGCCCGCGAGGGCGCGGCACTCGGTTGCAAGGAAGCGCTCTTCACGCTGGGCGAAAAGCCCGAACTGCGTTATCGCGCCGCCCGTGAGGCACTGCAGGCACTGGGGTTTGCAAGTACCCTCGAGTATCTCGCGCACGTTGCCGGCGCGGTGCTCGAGCAGACCGGGCTGTTACCGCACATCAACGCCGGCTGCATGGACGCGACCGAGATCGCCATGCTGCGCAAGGTCGCTCCCTCGATGGGCATCATGCTGGAGTCGGCCTCCGAGCGTCTTTGTGGCAAGGGCATGCCGCATCATGGCTCGCCCGACAAGGCGCCCGCCGCGCGGCTCGCAACCATGAAGCTCGCGGGCGAGGCCGCGGTGCCGTTCACCTCCGGGATACTGATCGGCATCGGCGAGACCCGCGCCGAGCGCATCGATGCCCTGCTGGCATTGCGCGCCATGGCCCGCGAGCACGGCAATCTGCAGGAAGTCATCGTGCAGAATTTTCGCGCCAAGCCGGGCACGAAGATGGCCCAGGCACCGGAGCCGGACCTGGAGGAATTGCTGTGGAGCATCGCGGTCGCGCGGCTGGTGCTCGGCGGGCAGATGAATATTCAGGCGCCGCCCAATCTGAGCCCTGGGGTATTGCCGCGGCTGGTGGAGGCCGGGATCAACGATTGGGGCGGCGTATCGCCGTTGACGCCCGATTTCGTCAATCCCGAAGCGCCGTGGCCGCATCTCGATAAGCTTGCGAGCGAGACCGCGGCGGCCGGCAAGTTCCTGCAGGAGCGACTGACGATCTATCCGCGGTGGGTGCGCGAACCTGCACGCTGGGTCGACCAGGCGCTGCACCCGCGCCTGCTCGCGGCAGTGGACGGCGAAGGCTACCCGCGCATCGACGACTGGCTCACCGGATCCTCGACCGAACTGCCGCTCCTCGAGCGCGAGTTGCTCGCGGGCAGTACCCGCCACGGAGCCACCAGCACGCGTGTCGCGAAGGTGCTCGGGCGCGCCGCGGCTGGCGAGGATCTCGGGGAGCAGGAGATCGCGCTGCTGTTCGGGGCGCGCGGCGCGGACTTCACGCGTGTTTGTGCGCAGGCGGCGCACTTCAATCAGGTTTTGCACGGCGACCGCGTGAGTTATGTGGTCAACCGCAATATCAACTACACCAATGTGTGCTATTTCAAGTGCCAGTTCTGCGCTTTCTCGAAGGGCAAGGCGCACGAGAACCTGCGTGGTACGCCTTACGATCTCGATGATGCGGAGTTGCGCCGCCGCGTGGGCGAGGCATGGGAGCGTGGTGCCACCGAGGTGTGTCTGCAGGGCGGAATCCACCCCTCGTACACCGGCCGGAAATATCTCGATATCTGCGCCTTGGTCAAGGACGTGGCTCCCGCAATGCACATCCATGCGTTCTCGCCGCTCGAGATCTGGCAGGGAGCGAAAACCCTCGGTGTGCCACTGGCGCAGTTCATCGACAGCTTGCGCGCGGCCGGACTCGGCACGCTGCCGGGTACCGCCGCGGAGATCCTCGACGACGAGGTGCGCGCCGTTCTTTGTCCCGACAAGATCAATACCGGCGAATGGCTGCAGGTCATGGAGGCCGCGCATGCGCTGGGCGTGCGCAGTACCGCCACGGTCATGTACGGACACATCGAGAATCCGCTGCACCTCGCGCGCCACCTGCTGCATATCAAGACCCTGCAGCGGCGCCACGGAGGCTTCACCGAATTCGTGCCGCTGCCCTTCGTGGCCGAGGAGGCGCCGCTGTTCCTGCGCGGTCGCGCACGCCGCGGCCCGACCTTCCGCGAAGCGGTGCTGATGCACGCGATCGCGCGCATCGTGCTGTATCCCGAACTGCCGAATATCCAGGCCTCGTGGGTGAAGCTGGGGCCCGATGGCGTCAGCGCCTGTCTGCGGGCCGGCTGCAACGATGTCGGTGGCACCCTGATGAACGAATCGATCACCCGCGCGGCCGGCGCGGCGCATGGAGAGGAATTCCCGCCGCTCGAACTTGAAAGGCTGATCGCGGCCAGCGGACGTGTTCCCTGGCAGCGCACCACGCTGTACCTGTCCGCACCCGGGGAGCGGCGCGCCGCCGCCTTCCACGCCGCGCCGATCACCGGGATCGTCAACACGCCGGTCAAGCGCGGCGACGGCGCGGCGCGGCGCGCCGGCGTCATTGCGCGCGACAACCGGCCGTCTCCCTGA